The Cyanobium sp. ATX 6F1 genome includes a region encoding these proteins:
- a CDS encoding NAD(P)H-quinone oxidoreductase subunit N has translation MTLIGALADVAPTITSLQLNAGAIAPEVAVLFALVGCLLVDLAGERVASQWVPPICYAGLVASLVLLALQWNAPLEPSFLGSFLADNLAVAFRAVVAGSTLLSLLISWRYVESSGTPVGEYAAILLAATLGAMFLCGSTDLISIFISLETLSVSSYLLSGYMKRDARSSEAALKYLLVGSAAAAVFLYGASLLYGLTGGATGLDAVALALKTSETPVTALALVFVLATVAFKIAAVPFHQWTPDVYEGSPTPVVAFLSVGSKAAGFALALRLLVGCFDSFETQWKLLFTVLAILSMTLGNVVALAQTSMKRMLAYSSIGQAGFVMIGLVCGTEEGFSAMVLYMAAYLFMNLGAFACIILFSLRTGSDRISDYAGLYQKDPLITLGLSLCLLSLGGIPPMLGFFGKIYLFFAGWADHQYLLVVVGLITSVVSIYYYISVIKMMVVKEPQEASDAVKAYPEITWSVAGMPSLRTALVACVLITAVGGVLSNPLFNWASATVAGTPMLQRAIASGLSVATG, from the coding sequence CCCTCGCCGATGTGGCCCCGACGATCACCAGCTTGCAGCTGAACGCTGGGGCGATCGCTCCGGAAGTGGCTGTGCTGTTCGCCCTGGTGGGCTGTCTGCTGGTGGACCTGGCCGGAGAACGGGTGGCCAGCCAGTGGGTGCCCCCGATCTGCTACGCCGGCCTGGTCGCCTCCCTGGTGCTGCTGGCACTGCAGTGGAATGCCCCCCTGGAGCCCTCGTTCCTCGGCTCGTTCCTGGCCGACAACCTCGCTGTGGCCTTCCGTGCCGTGGTGGCCGGCTCCACCCTGCTGTCGCTGCTGATCAGCTGGCGCTACGTGGAAAGCAGCGGCACGCCGGTGGGGGAGTACGCCGCGATCCTGCTGGCCGCCACCCTCGGAGCGATGTTCCTCTGCGGATCCACGGATCTGATCAGCATCTTCATTTCCCTGGAAACTCTCTCGGTCTCCAGCTACCTGCTGTCGGGCTACATGAAGCGGGATGCCCGCTCCTCAGAGGCGGCCCTGAAATATCTGCTGGTGGGCTCGGCGGCGGCGGCCGTGTTCCTCTACGGCGCCTCGCTGCTCTACGGGCTCACCGGCGGCGCCACCGGTCTCGATGCGGTGGCCCTGGCCCTCAAGACCAGCGAAACCCCCGTCACCGCCCTGGCCCTGGTGTTCGTGCTGGCCACGGTGGCGTTCAAGATCGCCGCTGTTCCGTTCCACCAGTGGACCCCGGACGTCTACGAAGGCTCCCCCACTCCTGTGGTGGCCTTCCTTTCGGTGGGCTCGAAAGCGGCGGGCTTCGCCCTGGCCCTGCGCCTGCTGGTGGGCTGCTTCGACAGCTTTGAAACCCAGTGGAAGCTGCTGTTCACCGTGCTGGCGATCCTGAGCATGACCCTGGGCAACGTGGTCGCCCTGGCCCAGACCTCGATGAAACGGATGCTGGCCTACAGCTCCATCGGCCAGGCGGGCTTCGTGATGATCGGCCTGGTGTGCGGCACCGAAGAGGGCTTCTCGGCCATGGTGCTCTACATGGCGGCCTACCTGTTCATGAACCTGGGGGCCTTCGCCTGCATCATTCTGTTCTCGCTGCGCACCGGCAGCGATCGCATCTCCGACTACGCCGGCCTGTATCAGAAAGATCCGCTGATCACCCTGGGCCTCAGCCTCTGCCTGCTCTCGCTCGGAGGGATTCCGCCGATGCTGGGCTTCTTCGGCAAGATCTATCTCTTCTTCGCCGGCTGGGCCGACCACCAGTACCTGCTGGTGGTGGTGGGCCTGATCACCTCGGTGGTGTCGATTTATTACTACATCTCCGTGATCAAGATGATGGTGGTGAAGGAGCCCCAGGAAGCGTCCGACGCCGTCAAGGCCTATCCCGAAATCACTTGGTCGGTGGCCGGCATGCCCTCCCTGCGCACAGCGCTGGTGGCCTGCGTGCTGATCACCGCCGTGGGCGGGGTGCTCTCGAATCCACTCTTCAACTGGGCCAGCGCCACGGTCGCCGGCACGCCGATGCTGCAACGGGCGATTGCCTCAGGCCTCTCGGTCGCCACCGGTTGA
- a CDS encoding ABC transporter ATP-binding protein yields the protein MSEAVAELIHVSKVYGQGDTEVHALDDLSLSVGRGDYLAVMGTSGSGKSTAMNILGCLDRPSSGSYRLNGIAVNELDDDELAALRNRELGFVFQQFHLLAHMSALENVMLPMIYAGVEPEQRAQRAKEALERVGLGARLQNKPNQLSGGQQQRVAIARAMINHPAMLLADEPTGALDSRTTAEVLGILDELHDQGITVVIVTHEDDVAARAQRIVHFRDGRIAG from the coding sequence TTGAGTGAAGCGGTCGCTGAGCTGATCCACGTCAGCAAGGTTTACGGGCAGGGTGACACCGAAGTTCATGCCCTTGACGACCTCAGCCTGAGCGTGGGGCGCGGTGATTACCTGGCGGTGATGGGCACCTCCGGCTCGGGAAAATCCACGGCGATGAACATCCTGGGCTGCCTGGATCGTCCCAGCAGCGGCAGCTACCGCCTCAACGGCATCGCCGTCAATGAACTCGACGACGACGAACTGGCGGCGCTGCGCAACAGGGAACTGGGCTTCGTCTTCCAGCAGTTCCATCTGCTGGCCCACATGAGCGCCCTCGAAAATGTGATGTTGCCGATGATCTACGCCGGCGTGGAACCCGAGCAACGGGCCCAGAGGGCCAAAGAAGCCCTCGAGCGCGTCGGATTGGGGGCGCGCCTGCAGAACAAGCCCAACCAGCTCTCCGGCGGCCAGCAGCAGCGGGTGGCGATCGCCCGGGCGATGATCAACCATCCGGCGATGCTGCTGGCGGATGAACCCACCGGCGCCCTCGATTCGCGCACCACGGCCGAGGTGCTGGGAATCCTTGACGAGCTCCATGACCAGGGAATCACCGTGGTGATCGTCACCCACGAAGACGATGTGGCGGCCCGGGCCCAGCGCATCGTCCACTTCCGGGACGGCCGCATCGCCGGCTGA
- a CDS encoding M23 family metallopeptidase yields the protein MPRARSLVLFALAAVAPLAGLPLAWAQQDPSAPGPAAAAPSESPGPLLPPPLLPPLPPQRAPVSGAVQEPLRPNTGQWSGAETAPRRFDQSLDELVREGVVTPSERAQLRQGSIQVPIDVPAHQQACRSGALSEQECRSGLAIRWRSRNGETGLAGAGGLERIGPDGMPLPQITVPVSALLAGSGGSFNLAQVFGVTPRPAPLIGNGNRLLLFPIIGSALTTSNFGWRLHPVLGSWLMHAGRDLAAPEGTPVVAALSGRVVSSGLAGGYGIAVELEHQRPTRRTLYGHLSEIYVKEGDWVRQGDVIARVGSTGLSTGPHLHFELRLPQDGGWVAVDPGELDPGKGSAGSDAIALLMGQLLQTLERPRAAAPQAKAG from the coding sequence TTGCCCCGCGCGCGCTCCCTGGTCCTGTTCGCCCTGGCTGCCGTCGCGCCCCTCGCTGGCTTGCCCCTGGCCTGGGCCCAGCAAGATCCGAGCGCCCCGGGGCCTGCGGCAGCCGCTCCTTCGGAGAGCCCAGGCCCCCTGCTGCCTCCCCCCCTGCTGCCGCCCCTGCCACCCCAGCGGGCCCCCGTTTCCGGCGCCGTGCAGGAGCCGCTGCGCCCCAACACCGGCCAGTGGTCTGGGGCGGAGACGGCCCCCCGCCGCTTTGATCAATCGCTGGATGAGCTGGTGCGCGAGGGGGTGGTGACCCCGAGCGAGCGCGCCCAGCTCCGCCAGGGTTCGATCCAGGTGCCGATCGATGTGCCCGCCCACCAGCAGGCCTGCCGCAGCGGCGCCCTTTCCGAGCAGGAATGCCGTTCGGGGCTGGCGATTCGCTGGCGCAGCCGCAATGGTGAGACAGGACTGGCCGGGGCCGGTGGGCTGGAGCGGATCGGTCCCGATGGGATGCCCCTGCCTCAGATCACCGTGCCGGTGTCCGCTCTGCTCGCGGGCAGCGGTGGCAGCTTCAACCTGGCCCAGGTGTTCGGGGTCACGCCCCGGCCAGCGCCGCTGATCGGCAACGGCAACCGCCTGTTGCTGTTTCCGATCATCGGATCCGCCCTCACCACCAGCAACTTCGGCTGGCGCCTGCATCCGGTGCTGGGCAGCTGGCTGATGCATGCCGGCCGTGACCTGGCGGCCCCGGAGGGCACCCCCGTGGTGGCGGCCCTCAGCGGAAGGGTGGTGAGCAGCGGCCTGGCCGGGGGCTATGGCATCGCCGTGGAGCTGGAGCACCAGCGCCCCACCCGCCGCACCCTCTACGGCCATCTCTCGGAGATCTACGTCAAGGAGGGGGACTGGGTGCGCCAGGGGGACGTGATCGCCCGGGTGGGCAGCACCGGGCTGAGCACCGGTCCCCACCTGCACTTCGAGCTGCGCCTGCCCCAGGACGGCGGCTGGGTGGCGGTGGATCCGGGCGAACTCGACCCCGGCAAGGGTTCCGCCGGCAGCGATGCGATCGCCCTGCTGATGGGGCAGTTGCTGCAGACTCTGGAGCGGCCCAGGGCCGCCGCGCCCCAGGCCAAGGCGGGTTGA
- a CDS encoding biotin--[acetyl-CoA-carboxylase] ligase, producing the protein MIGRIAAARLRVLGRAGPGLPWRLQWRAVCASTESELERWLLAGADAPLAVLAGHQRFGHGQQGRPWQAPSGGVWISAALPWPPQVDGTAALGLAVAVGLALQLEALGLEPRLKWPNDLLVQGAKVAGLLPRLRRRGERIRWAQVGLGLNGHNPVPPGGLALARALGRRRLDTAALSARALLALEWAAAHALAPERVRREAEGRLLLPEAPVPFEGELWRATGLASDGALELALGPRRAQLRRCF; encoded by the coding sequence TTGATCGGGCGCATCGCCGCCGCACGCCTCCGGGTGCTGGGGAGGGCAGGCCCAGGCCTTCCCTGGCGACTGCAATGGCGAGCCGTCTGCGCCAGCACCGAATCAGAGCTGGAGCGCTGGTTGCTGGCCGGGGCTGACGCACCTCTGGCGGTGCTGGCGGGCCATCAGCGCTTTGGCCATGGTCAGCAGGGGCGGCCCTGGCAGGCCCCGTCCGGGGGGGTCTGGATCAGCGCCGCCCTGCCCTGGCCACCCCAGGTTGACGGCACGGCGGCCCTGGGGCTGGCGGTGGCGGTGGGGTTGGCGTTGCAGCTCGAAGCGCTCGGCCTGGAGCCGCGCCTGAAGTGGCCCAACGACCTACTGGTGCAGGGCGCCAAGGTGGCTGGTCTGTTGCCACGGCTGCGTCGCCGCGGGGAGCGGATCCGCTGGGCCCAGGTGGGTCTGGGTCTCAATGGGCACAATCCCGTGCCGCCGGGGGGGCTGGCCCTGGCCCGTGCCCTGGGCCGCCGCCGCCTCGATACCGCTGCGCTCTCTGCCCGGGCGTTGCTGGCCCTGGAGTGGGCCGCCGCCCATGCCCTGGCCCCTGAACGGGTGCGGCGGGAGGCGGAGGGTCGCCTGCTGCTGCCCGAGGCTCCCGTGCCGTTCGAGGGGGAGCTGTGGCGGGCCACCGGCCTGGCGAGCGACGGGGCCCTGGAGCTGGCCCTCGGTCCGCGGCGGGCCCAGCTGCGGCGCTGTTTCTAA
- a CDS encoding aminotransferase class I/II-fold pyridoxal phosphate-dependent enzyme — MHTSERLRRLGSGVFARNDQRKAAYVDRLRAGPVGGRPLAPLLDLSLGSTDLQPPPGAIAAIAEALRQPVSSSYCLHAATGPFREAVAAWAHRRFDVAVDAEREVLLLVGSQEGTAHLPLAVLNPGDSALLLDPYYPSHLGGLHLASAEPRFLRLRPEQGWCPDFDQLPASAWDQLKLMVLGFPHNPTATVGQQAWVDEAAERAVRHGLVFAHDNPYVDLVLEGEAPALLRSPLWRQCGIEFFSFSKGWCLGGYRMAFAIGAEALITALRQVKAVVDFNQSLALQAGAIAALEQAPDWPAQLLVTYRQRREAMAKALERHGWPVQWPQMALYLWLELPPAARAAGLDSERFCGQLLEATGVALTPGNGFGAQGEGWQRLALVHPAAELEAGAERIGAWLSSL, encoded by the coding sequence ATGCACACCTCTGAGCGGCTGAGGCGTCTGGGCAGCGGCGTCTTCGCCCGCAACGACCAGCGCAAGGCTGCCTACGTCGATCGGCTGCGTGCGGGGCCCGTGGGCGGCAGGCCCCTGGCGCCGTTGCTGGATCTTTCCCTCGGCTCCACCGACCTCCAGCCCCCGCCCGGGGCGATCGCCGCCATCGCTGAAGCCCTGCGGCAGCCCGTCAGTTCCAGCTACTGCCTGCACGCCGCCACCGGTCCCTTCAGGGAGGCCGTGGCCGCCTGGGCCCACAGGCGTTTCGACGTGGCGGTGGATGCGGAGCGGGAGGTGCTGCTGCTGGTGGGCTCCCAGGAGGGCACCGCCCACCTGCCCCTGGCGGTGCTCAATCCAGGCGATTCAGCCCTGCTGCTGGATCCCTATTACCCCTCCCACCTGGGTGGCCTGCATCTCGCCTCGGCCGAGCCCCGTTTCCTGCGGCTGCGGCCGGAGCAGGGCTGGTGCCCGGATTTCGACCAACTGCCCGCCAGCGCCTGGGATCAGCTCAAGCTGATGGTGCTGGGCTTTCCCCACAACCCCACGGCCACCGTGGGCCAGCAGGCCTGGGTGGATGAGGCGGCGGAACGGGCGGTGCGCCATGGGCTGGTCTTCGCCCACGACAACCCCTACGTCGACCTGGTGCTCGAGGGGGAGGCCCCGGCGCTGCTGCGCAGCCCGCTCTGGCGCCAGTGCGGGATCGAATTCTTCTCCTTCTCCAAGGGCTGGTGCCTGGGGGGCTACCGGATGGCCTTCGCCATCGGCGCCGAAGCGCTGATCACGGCCCTGCGCCAGGTGAAGGCTGTGGTGGACTTCAACCAATCGCTGGCGCTTCAGGCCGGGGCGATCGCCGCCCTGGAGCAGGCTCCCGACTGGCCGGCCCAGCTGCTTGTCACCTATCGCCAACGGCGTGAGGCAATGGCGAAGGCCCTGGAGCGTCACGGCTGGCCGGTGCAATGGCCCCAGATGGCGCTCTACCTCTGGTTGGAGCTGCCACCGGCGGCTAGGGCCGCCGGCCTTGATTCCGAACGCTTCTGCGGCCAGCTGCTGGAGGCCACCGGCGTGGCCCTCACCCCTGGCAATGGCTTCGGGGCCCAGGGTGAGGGCTGGCAGCGGCTGGCGCTGGTGCATCCTGCGGCGGAGCTGGAGGCTGGCGCCGAGCGCATCGGCGCCTGGCTCTCGAGTCTGTGA